The following are from one region of the Paenibacillus sp. genome:
- a CDS encoding SDR family oxidoreductase, whose protein sequence is MAKQTALITGASSGFGLLAAIELAKAGVAVVAGVKERDEIDLVIGEAGKHNVSERIDVVKLDVTIPEEVESVKEYVLSTYSSLDFLINNAGISIGGAAEDVSMEAYRLQFETNVFGAIAVTKAFVPTMRNNRKGKIINMGSFSGSFAFPGLTPYAASKYALRGFSESLRLELLPFQVYVSLIEPGSYKTGIWDKGLKEMNLDVHDDYKKMMLMAQQGSTLAKTSGGDPIEVASLIKRICFEPKPKFYYPIGRGIKTMLFLKQVLPWSFLEAVITKKSS, encoded by the coding sequence TTGGCAAAGCAGACAGCGCTCATAACGGGAGCAAGCAGCGGGTTCGGGCTGCTCGCGGCGATCGAGCTGGCGAAAGCCGGCGTCGCGGTCGTTGCGGGCGTCAAAGAGCGGGACGAGATCGACCTTGTGATCGGCGAAGCCGGGAAGCATAACGTCTCGGAACGGATCGACGTCGTAAAACTGGATGTGACGATTCCCGAAGAGGTCGAGAGCGTCAAAGAATACGTCCTATCTACATACTCGTCGCTGGATTTTCTAATCAACAATGCGGGAATTTCCATCGGGGGGGCGGCGGAGGACGTATCGATGGAAGCGTACAGGCTGCAATTCGAGACGAACGTCTTCGGCGCGATCGCCGTGACGAAAGCATTCGTTCCGACGATGCGGAACAATCGGAAAGGGAAAATCATCAATATGGGCAGCTTCAGCGGCTCCTTCGCGTTCCCGGGCTTGACGCCGTATGCCGCTTCCAAATACGCCTTGCGGGGGTTCAGCGAATCGCTGCGGTTAGAGCTGCTTCCTTTCCAAGTATACGTAAGCTTGATCGAGCCCGGCTCGTACAAAACGGGAATATGGGATAAGGGCCTCAAGGAAATGAACCTGGACGTTCACGACGATTACAAGAAAATGATGCTGATGGCGCAGCAAGGCTCGACGTTGGCGAAAACAAGCGGCGGGGATCCGATCGAAGTAGCGAGCTTGATCAAGCGGATCTGCTTCGAACCAAAGCCGAAGTTTTATTACCCGATCGGGCGGGGCATCAAGACGATGCTGTTTTTAAAACAAGTGCTGCCCTGGTCTTTCCTCGAGGCGGTCATTACCAAGAAATCCTCATAA
- a CDS encoding cupin domain-containing protein: MNTVEEAGRTISNPLIGDEVTFLVTAEESRGEYELVEVRLKAGGGNGLHLHTDFDEHFKAVEGTLHVDCDGSSYMLQPGEKITALRGSIHRFYNPGPTPITFLVEIRPARQFESTLRIAYGLAREGRVNPKNGIPKSLLETAVLFYIGESYVPGIPLTLQRIISASLYRIAKWCGTEARLKNKYC; the protein is encoded by the coding sequence ATGAACACTGTGGAGGAAGCCGGTCGGACGATATCGAATCCGCTGATCGGCGATGAAGTGACGTTTCTCGTCACGGCGGAGGAATCCCGCGGCGAATACGAGCTTGTCGAGGTACGGTTAAAGGCCGGAGGGGGGAATGGTCTTCATCTTCACACGGATTTTGATGAACATTTCAAAGCCGTGGAAGGAACGCTTCATGTGGATTGCGACGGTAGTTCCTATATGTTGCAACCGGGAGAGAAAATTACCGCACTGCGCGGAAGCATCCACCGGTTTTACAATCCAGGGCCGACCCCGATTACATTTCTTGTTGAAATTAGACCAGCACGCCAATTCGAATCGACCCTTCGCATTGCTTATGGTTTGGCAAGGGAGGGCCGGGTGAATCCGAAGAACGGGATCCCTAAGAGTCTGCTAGAAACAGCGGTCCTTTTTTATATAGGAGAAAGTTATGTTCCCGGCATTCCTTTGACTCTTCAGCGCATCATATCCGCAAGTTTATACCGTATCGCGAAATGGTGCGGAACCGAAGCACGATTGAAAAATAAATATTGTTAA
- a CDS encoding LuxR family transcriptional regulator has protein sequence MNRLRNELDRLEERYFVGREQELSKFADFMREDATDIRIINIYGTAGMGKSTLLDRFRRIAIETGNVFILADSRDFQHSPGGFARFLVQWFEEKQHREAEDDSSEERLLQKAVGLLNGAAQEKQIVLAFDTFEEMGDMEYWIREALFPMLDARVKCIIAGRHSLKGAWVSSHSWRQIIYRMPLGQLRPEAVKQYLQKQGFDEEEVMEKLVHRTIGHPLTLSLAAYYYKSGIGGKKLDIVDESELTGTLAEFWFKEVPESLRGAIEAASILRSFNYDTLTFMLDQPLERSAFDQLVNLSFVRLTSRGWMFHDLMRDTVIRQLRLQSPMRYKQLQGKAIRYYFRNIIGSARRDEMGLDMSELFFYLGDAMVRAFMRNAEPETYKIEPLDENNIAEAEIYLEWRRATAKALKLTLLDPDSGEEVDFSISKEGDLSGIQRVDFQELLQLDRDIVKLFRSDDGKIAGFSAYIPIHSGTLDYLLAKPYSRAYFRSLSEEQLEAMRVPKPEAVGWFIRSVDMRVPHDPQAIFNGFQALFRLALKGGLIVASPPPQQVYQGAHIGLGYDIVPNVYHCDYDDRTPTPTFVLDTRGARLEGYLRKLIGRLALEEPPMSLSSTKLQLLSAREREVVQLVAEGLRNAEIGDRLFVSEITIKKHLTSIYQKLQIKNRAELVKTLLER, from the coding sequence GTGAACAGGCTTCGTAACGAGTTGGACCGTTTGGAAGAGCGATATTTCGTCGGAAGGGAACAGGAGCTCTCGAAGTTTGCCGATTTCATGCGGGAAGATGCGACCGATATTAGAATAATAAATATTTACGGTACGGCCGGGATGGGGAAAAGCACGCTGCTAGACCGCTTTCGACGCATAGCCATCGAAACGGGAAACGTATTTATTCTGGCGGATAGCAGGGACTTCCAGCATTCGCCGGGCGGTTTCGCACGTTTCCTAGTTCAATGGTTTGAGGAAAAGCAACACCGCGAGGCAGAGGACGATTCCAGCGAGGAACGGTTATTGCAAAAAGCTGTCGGACTGCTGAACGGAGCGGCTCAGGAGAAACAGATTGTTTTAGCGTTCGATACGTTCGAGGAAATGGGCGATATGGAGTACTGGATCCGGGAAGCTTTATTCCCTATGTTGGATGCCAGGGTCAAATGTATTATCGCCGGAAGGCATTCGCTTAAGGGCGCTTGGGTATCGTCTCACTCTTGGAGACAGATTATTTATCGGATGCCGCTTGGGCAGCTTCGGCCGGAAGCAGTGAAACAATATTTGCAGAAGCAGGGCTTTGACGAAGAGGAGGTCATGGAGAAGCTCGTGCATCGAACCATCGGCCATCCGCTAACGTTATCTTTGGCGGCATATTATTACAAATCCGGCATCGGCGGGAAGAAACTGGATATCGTCGACGAATCCGAATTAACCGGGACGCTGGCCGAATTTTGGTTCAAGGAGGTGCCGGAGTCGCTCCGTGGAGCAATAGAAGCGGCATCGATTCTACGAAGCTTCAATTATGATACTTTGACGTTTATGTTAGACCAACCGCTGGAACGTTCGGCGTTCGACCAACTTGTAAATTTATCGTTCGTTCGACTCACGAGCCGAGGCTGGATGTTTCACGATCTGATGAGGGATACCGTCATCCGGCAGCTTCGGCTGCAATCGCCCATGCGGTATAAACAGCTTCAAGGGAAAGCCATTCGGTACTATTTCCGCAATATCATCGGCTCCGCACGCAGAGATGAGATGGGACTCGATATGTCGGAGCTCTTCTTTTATCTTGGAGACGCGATGGTTCGGGCATTCATGCGAAATGCGGAGCCCGAGACGTATAAAATCGAGCCGCTCGATGAAAACAATATCGCCGAAGCGGAAATATACCTCGAGTGGAGGCGTGCGACGGCAAAGGCGTTGAAGCTTACGCTGCTTGACCCGGATTCCGGGGAGGAAGTTGATTTTTCGATTTCCAAAGAAGGAGATTTATCGGGAATTCAGCGCGTCGACTTCCAAGAGCTCTTGCAGTTGGACAGGGACATTGTGAAGCTCTTCCGATCTGACGATGGGAAAATTGCGGGCTTCTCGGCATACATTCCAATCCACTCGGGAACGTTGGACTACTTGCTGGCGAAGCCGTATTCCCGCGCGTACTTTCGCTCTTTGTCGGAGGAGCAGCTGGAAGCGATGCGGGTACCGAAGCCGGAGGCAGTCGGCTGGTTTATTCGCTCGGTCGACATGCGGGTACCGCACGATCCGCAAGCTATTTTCAATGGCTTCCAGGCGCTGTTCAGACTCGCGCTCAAAGGCGGGTTGATCGTGGCCTCTCCGCCTCCGCAGCAGGTATATCAAGGCGCCCATATCGGCTTGGGGTACGATATTGTCCCTAACGTTTACCATTGCGATTACGACGACCGGACGCCGACGCCGACCTTCGTTCTCGATACTCGCGGTGCACGTCTAGAAGGCTATTTAAGGAAACTCATAGGCAGGTTGGCGCTGGAAGAGCCTCCGATGTCTTTATCTTCAACCAAGCTTCAGCTCCTTTCCGCAAGAGAACGCGAAGTCGTCCAGCTCGTTGCCGAAGGGCTGAGAAATGCGGAAATCGGGGATCGGTTATTCGTAAGTGAAATTACGATCAAAAAGCACCTTACCTCCATCTATCAGAAGCTGCAGATCAAAAATAGGGCCGAGTTAGTCAAAACATTATTAGAGCGATAA
- a CDS encoding phosphodiester glycosidase family protein, whose protein sequence is MRRRARRAIQAWLAFAVLFAALLPYGAVQASITELPDTTFGTVIDVRRTELAPGATYTWYDMHIPRGSQKAHFVEFDPKADHLELRAGTKGGKVYGMQGVTEMAAHLDAPGSRVIAGINGDFYDLTGFATGVPNGLFMDEGRILNSSISSFAFGLKADGTSIYGTPSLTRTVTIDGRTTPLTSINRYRDTNHFVLYTTDYSTSTRTSDLGDEVVLDIVSGEVKSGQTMTLRVAEVRKDAGNSPLNEGQVVLSASGTARDAIAGLEVGDELTASFQLSGEWADVELAIGGQGPLVKDGVVQSGVGPGGVHPRTAIGTKADGSIVLFEIDGRAPKFSEGVETEELAKILKDIGVVNAMNLDGGGSSTFAAKLPGTSAVKMLNRGSDGGERKTGNGLLLVNTAPELGVPAKLVVQPNAERVLKGSSFAFQAAAVDANGHPAPYAGETTWSADPAIGSFAAGGTFVASGAGAGTIRAAANGGELQGVGEVEVVETLTALRFPDAARTFAPGQTAQLAVTALRNGQVVRASNDSFEWRVEGEIGAIDSNGVFTASNGNGLSGKIYVRHGEIETSMDVAVGIPPAILEDFELGIGKYVAGGAAYNTVRISEVTDPDYVRFGSRAVKLEYDFTGKTGTSGAYLQASSVANRIAIPGYPLKLSMWVYGDGKKHWLRAQMRDGNNAAVPLDFTNQTVGVDWIGWKYLEVNVPQGRALPLSLDMPVRYMETNNAKKDAGAIYIDNIRALYGPVTEDRDPPIIKNMYPAENATVTDAAPTIRVNAEDAGYDPSTSPGTTLIDPEKIRVYVDDALVPHGLYPPEGLITYKPTVPLTEGRHKVKVAVRDLSENQTIREWYFNVNLGSPQLLYSTPDVVYAGGTYTLDLRATKTHLLRGGHIEFRFDPAKVDNLEVVRGAKLSAEQLTSVVDSASGVVRIELANVNGAGLTEADVIASVRYTVKPGAVGPIGLESVDEDVSATNTITFVSGSVWRTDRDAPTPFVDVSPTSTVRAELKLRWNHAAIGLGYPAAFAIERNGERLEGAKLLVDGVEVPGAVSDASGTLVTTAATLEAKTYTVQAAHGTAYSPVMTLKVAPPVGTATPKNISVTMGDDPATSRRLTWHTHPDTTGTVVEWVKADAFAGFEAPNVARTEGTSDIYNTNNDGTYRVHKAALTGLEPDTVYMYRVGDGLGNTSEAGTFRTSAAAGDSLKFLFFGDSQAATLDGFQRWGDVLSAATAAEPDAELLIHAGDMVDHGHEQEQWNMWFAVAQQQLMNHTLVPLVGNHEVTGTNGTGDYLAHFNNPLNGAPSAKGTNFSFDIENTHFVVMNTELSLESFEEQAAWLDQDLQASDQPWTVVLFHQGPYGSMYANTRVQQLWVPLFDKHGVDLVMNGHDHIYLRTYPMKGGAPVAEGEGTRYVIGGSSGPKFYAWTPKPWQEKVYAEEKQIYTVVEIDGGKLTVVARLPNGEEVDRFDMVKMPPPKSVTIHAPAAELAVGEQMQLQASVLPEGAAQEVLWDIVAQSPEGAATIDAQGLVTAWKPGAVTVRATSAANPSVYAETTLTVPDAIASIAFAGAGELKVGQQDATVTEAVYLSGARFVVAEGVTYASSNPDAADIDSSGVVTAKAVGTTVLTAVYGEMSASYTLTVLREDPARIKIVAPAALQTGYEQRLVVKAHYADGTEAMLNEELSFASSDPSVAAVSADGVVTALREGEVVITAAYRTFVDELRLKVHETPSAGKKPDKQ, encoded by the coding sequence ATGAGAAGAAGGGCAAGACGAGCGATTCAGGCGTGGTTGGCGTTCGCCGTGCTGTTCGCCGCATTGCTGCCGTATGGCGCAGTGCAAGCGTCGATTACAGAGCTGCCGGACACGACGTTCGGCACGGTCATCGATGTGCGGCGAACGGAGCTGGCCCCCGGGGCGACGTACACGTGGTACGATATGCACATTCCGCGAGGCTCGCAGAAGGCGCATTTCGTAGAGTTCGATCCGAAAGCGGATCATCTGGAGCTTCGCGCGGGCACGAAAGGCGGCAAAGTGTACGGGATGCAGGGGGTCACCGAGATGGCCGCTCATCTGGACGCCCCCGGCAGCCGCGTGATCGCCGGGATCAACGGCGATTTCTACGATTTAACGGGCTTCGCGACCGGGGTGCCGAACGGTCTGTTCATGGACGAAGGCCGCATCCTGAACAGCTCGATTTCGAGCTTCGCTTTCGGCTTGAAGGCGGACGGAACGTCCATCTACGGGACGCCGTCGTTGACGCGGACGGTGACGATCGACGGGCGAACGACGCCGCTCACGTCGATTAACCGCTACCGAGACACGAATCACTTCGTGCTGTACACGACGGACTACAGCACGTCGACGCGGACGAGCGACCTTGGGGACGAGGTCGTGCTCGACATCGTGTCCGGCGAAGTAAAGAGCGGACAGACGATGACGCTGCGCGTCGCCGAGGTAAGGAAGGACGCCGGGAACTCGCCGCTGAACGAGGGGCAGGTCGTCCTGTCCGCCTCCGGTACGGCGAGAGATGCGATTGCGGGGCTGGAAGTCGGCGACGAATTGACGGCGAGCTTCCAGTTGAGCGGCGAGTGGGCGGACGTAGAGCTCGCGATCGGGGGGCAAGGACCGCTGGTGAAGGACGGGGTCGTGCAATCGGGCGTCGGTCCCGGAGGCGTGCATCCCCGAACGGCGATCGGCACGAAGGCGGACGGCTCGATCGTGCTGTTCGAGATCGACGGCCGCGCGCCGAAATTCAGCGAAGGCGTCGAAACGGAAGAGCTCGCGAAAATCCTGAAGGACATCGGCGTCGTGAACGCCATGAACCTTGACGGCGGCGGGTCGTCCACCTTCGCGGCGAAGTTGCCCGGCACGTCGGCCGTGAAGATGCTGAACCGCGGATCGGACGGCGGCGAACGGAAGACGGGCAACGGGCTGCTGCTCGTGAATACGGCGCCCGAGCTCGGCGTGCCGGCGAAGCTGGTCGTTCAGCCGAACGCGGAGCGCGTGCTGAAGGGATCGTCGTTCGCGTTCCAAGCGGCGGCGGTCGATGCGAACGGACATCCGGCGCCTTACGCCGGGGAGACGACGTGGAGCGCGGATCCGGCGATCGGCTCGTTCGCGGCCGGCGGCACGTTCGTCGCGAGCGGCGCCGGCGCCGGGACGATCCGCGCCGCGGCGAACGGAGGCGAGCTGCAGGGCGTCGGGGAGGTCGAGGTCGTCGAGACGTTGACCGCGCTCCGATTCCCGGACGCGGCGAGGACGTTCGCGCCCGGCCAAACGGCGCAGCTCGCCGTCACCGCGCTGCGGAACGGGCAAGTCGTCCGCGCGAGCAACGACAGCTTCGAGTGGCGCGTCGAAGGCGAGATCGGCGCGATCGACTCGAACGGCGTGTTCACGGCGTCGAACGGCAACGGTTTGTCCGGCAAAATTTACGTCCGGCACGGAGAGATCGAAACGTCGATGGACGTCGCCGTCGGCATTCCGCCGGCGATACTGGAAGATTTCGAGCTGGGCATCGGCAAATACGTCGCGGGCGGCGCCGCATACAACACCGTTCGCATCTCGGAGGTGACGGACCCGGATTACGTCCGTTTCGGCAGCCGCGCGGTGAAGCTGGAATACGACTTCACCGGCAAGACGGGGACGTCGGGCGCGTACTTGCAAGCTTCGTCCGTTGCGAACCGCATTGCCATTCCGGGATACCCTCTCAAGCTCAGCATGTGGGTATACGGCGACGGGAAGAAGCATTGGCTACGCGCACAGATGCGGGACGGCAACAACGCGGCCGTGCCGCTCGACTTCACGAATCAGACGGTCGGAGTCGATTGGATCGGCTGGAAGTACCTCGAAGTGAACGTACCGCAAGGGCGAGCGCTGCCGCTCAGCTTGGACATGCCGGTACGATATATGGAAACGAACAACGCAAAGAAAGACGCCGGGGCGATCTACATCGACAACATCCGCGCGCTGTACGGGCCGGTGACGGAGGACCGGGACCCGCCGATCATCAAAAACATGTATCCGGCAGAAAACGCGACGGTGACCGACGCGGCGCCGACGATTCGGGTGAACGCCGAAGACGCGGGATATGACCCGTCTACGTCTCCGGGAACGACGCTGATCGACCCGGAGAAGATCCGCGTATACGTCGACGACGCGCTCGTGCCGCACGGCTTGTATCCGCCGGAAGGTCTAATTACGTATAAACCGACCGTTCCGTTGACGGAAGGCCGCCATAAGGTGAAGGTCGCCGTCCGCGACCTCAGCGAAAACCAAACGATTCGCGAATGGTATTTCAACGTTAACCTGGGCTCGCCGCAGCTGCTGTATTCGACGCCGGACGTCGTCTACGCGGGCGGAACCTACACGCTGGATTTGAGAGCGACGAAGACGCACCTGTTGCGCGGCGGCCATATCGAGTTCCGCTTCGATCCGGCGAAGGTGGACAATCTAGAGGTCGTACGCGGCGCCAAGCTGTCGGCTGAGCAGCTGACGTCCGTCGTCGATTCGGCATCGGGCGTCGTGCGCATCGAGCTTGCGAACGTTAACGGCGCAGGATTGACCGAAGCGGACGTCATCGCCAGCGTTCGCTATACGGTGAAGCCCGGGGCGGTCGGACCGATCGGGCTGGAGAGCGTGGACGAAGACGTCTCGGCGACGAACACGATTACGTTCGTGTCCGGCTCGGTATGGCGGACGGACCGAGACGCCCCGACGCCGTTCGTCGACGTATCGCCGACCTCTACGGTGCGCGCAGAGCTGAAGCTGCGGTGGAACCATGCCGCGATCGGGCTCGGGTACCCCGCCGCTTTCGCCATCGAACGGAATGGGGAGCGCCTCGAGGGCGCGAAGCTTCTCGTCGACGGCGTCGAAGTACCGGGTGCGGTAAGCGACGCCTCCGGCACGCTCGTAACGACGGCGGCGACGCTCGAAGCGAAGACGTACACGGTCCAGGCGGCGCACGGAACCGCGTACAGTCCGGTCATGACGCTGAAGGTCGCGCCGCCGGTCGGCACGGCGACGCCGAAAAATATAAGCGTCACGATGGGCGACGATCCCGCGACATCGCGGCGGCTGACATGGCACACGCATCCGGATACGACCGGCACGGTCGTCGAGTGGGTGAAAGCGGACGCGTTCGCCGGCTTCGAAGCGCCGAACGTCGCGCGCACGGAAGGGACGAGCGACATTTACAACACGAACAACGACGGCACGTACCGCGTGCACAAAGCGGCGTTGACGGGGCTCGAGCCGGATACGGTTTATATGTACCGCGTCGGTGACGGCTTAGGAAATACGAGCGAGGCCGGGACGTTCCGGACGTCGGCTGCCGCTGGCGATTCGCTGAAATTCCTGTTTTTCGGCGATTCCCAAGCGGCGACCCTCGACGGGTTCCAGCGGTGGGGCGACGTCTTGAGCGCGGCGACGGCCGCGGAGCCGGACGCGGAACTGTTAATCCATGCAGGCGATATGGTCGACCACGGCCACGAGCAGGAACAGTGGAACATGTGGTTCGCCGTCGCGCAGCAGCAGCTTATGAACCATACGCTCGTACCGCTCGTCGGCAACCACGAAGTGACGGGGACGAACGGAACGGGAGACTACCTCGCTCATTTCAACAACCCGCTGAACGGGGCGCCGAGCGCGAAAGGGACGAACTTCTCGTTCGATATCGAAAACACGCACTTCGTCGTGATGAACACGGAACTGTCGCTCGAGTCGTTCGAGGAACAGGCGGCTTGGTTGGACCAAGACTTGCAGGCGTCCGATCAACCGTGGACCGTCGTCTTGTTCCACCAAGGTCCGTACGGCAGCATGTACGCCAACACAAGGGTACAGCAGCTGTGGGTGCCGCTGTTCGACAAGCACGGCGTCGATCTGGTGATGAACGGGCACGACCACATTTATTTGCGAACATACCCGATGAAAGGCGGGGCACCCGTCGCCGAGGGCGAAGGGACGCGGTACGTCATCGGCGGTTCGAGCGGTCCGAAGTTCTACGCGTGGACGCCGAAGCCTTGGCAGGAGAAGGTATACGCCGAGGAAAAGCAAATTTATACGGTCGTGGAGATCGATGGCGGTAAGCTGACCGTTGTCGCTCGGCTTCCGAACGGCGAGGAAGTAGATCGGTTCGATATGGTCAAAATGCCTCCGCCGAAAAGCGTAACGATTCACGCGCCGGCAGCGGAGCTTGCGGTCGGCGAGCAAATGCAGCTGCAGGCGTCGGTGCTGCCCGAAGGGGCGGCCCAAGAGGTGCTGTGGGACATCGTCGCGCAGTCGCCGGAAGGCGCCGCAACCATCGATGCGCAGGGACTTGTCACCGCGTGGAAGCCGGGCGCCGTCACCGTTCGCGCGACGTCGGCAGCGAACCCGTCCGTTTACGCGGAAACAACGCTGACGGTGCCCGATGCCATTGCCTCGATCGCGTTCGCGGGCGCCGGGGAGCTGAAGGTCGGTCAGCAGGACGCGACCGTGACCGAGGCGGTCTACCTCTCGGGCGCGAGGTTCGTCGTCGCGGAGGGCGTGACGTACGCCAGCTCGAACCCGGACGCCGCGGACATCGACAGCAGCGGCGTCGTTACGGCGAAAGCCGTCGGCACGACGGTGCTGACTGCCGTCTACGGCGAGATGTCCGCATCTTACACGCTGACCGTGCTGCGGGAGGACCCGGCACGCATTAAGATCGTGGCGCCTGCCGCCTTGCAGACGGGCTATGAACAGCGGCTCGTCGTGAAGGCCCACTATGCGGACGGGACGGAAGCGATGCTGAACGAGGAGCTTAGCTTCGCAAGCAGCGATCCGTCCGTCGCCGCGGTATCCGCCGACGGCGTCGTTACGGCGCTGCGCGAGGGGGAAGTCGTCATTACGGCCGCGTACCGCACGTTCGTCGACGAGTTGAGGCTGAAGGTGCACGAGACACCGAGCGCCGGGAAGAAACCGGATAAACAGTAA
- a CDS encoding LysM peptidoglycan-binding domain-containing protein, with protein sequence MLYVVRRGDHLSGIAARFGTTVSTILEANIICNPNLIFVGQPLLIPDPGIEYPRAGGFPSYVIQYGDTLSCLAPKFGQTVSSLAAANRIADPNLIYVGNEIIVGFPQPNPAELLRSWETTAEESACQLSSLQEHGIYYIGSFQWETLGETAVPYLVRLLRNSCRTVRYYAVMSLGRIGAGFAARAALEAAANDPDADVARLARLGLRRLSAVQRFSKRLHVSIADQTLYAEPNLQSSAVPLPEGAHVISLRWNIPSATNEEGPRGGLQIYDQVQVSATGQVGYLPRAGFNDILLI encoded by the coding sequence ATGCTGTACGTTGTAAGGCGCGGCGATCATTTGTCGGGCATCGCGGCCCGCTTCGGCACAACGGTGTCGACGATTTTAGAGGCTAATATCATCTGCAACCCCAACCTCATCTTCGTCGGCCAACCTTTATTGATTCCGGACCCGGGCATCGAATACCCGAGAGCGGGCGGGTTTCCCTCTTACGTCATTCAGTACGGAGACACGCTGTCCTGTTTAGCTCCCAAGTTCGGGCAGACGGTGTCCAGTCTGGCGGCGGCAAACCGGATCGCCGACCCCAATCTTATTTATGTCGGCAACGAAATCATCGTAGGATTTCCGCAGCCGAACCCCGCGGAGCTGCTTCGCTCGTGGGAGACGACCGCCGAGGAGTCCGCATGCCAGCTGTCGTCTTTGCAAGAGCACGGCATCTATTATATCGGCTCGTTCCAATGGGAAACGCTCGGGGAAACGGCGGTTCCGTACCTCGTCCGCCTGCTGAGGAATTCCTGCCGGACGGTGCGCTATTACGCCGTCATGAGCCTTGGGCGCATCGGCGCCGGGTTCGCGGCGCGCGCGGCTTTGGAGGCGGCGGCGAACGACCCCGACGCCGACGTCGCAAGGCTCGCCCGTCTCGGCCTGCGAAGGCTGTCGGCGGTGCAGCGGTTCTCCAAGCGGCTGCACGTCTCGATCGCGGATCAAACCTTATACGCCGAACCGAATCTACAGTCTTCCGCCGTGCCGCTCCCGGAAGGCGCCCACGTGATATCGCTGCGATGGAATATTCCGAGCGCGACGAACGAAGAAGGACCGCGAGGCGGTCTTCAAATCTACGACCAAGTTCAGGTGTCGGCGACCGGGCAAGTCGGTTATCTGCCTCGCGCCGGCTTTAACGATATTTTGTTAATCTAA
- a CDS encoding cytochrome-c oxidase: MAVRMIKIAAFYFVIGVLMGMYMSMGDDHSIVSAHAHLNLLGWLSLAVCGIVYHLFPAAAGNKLGRVHYWLHILGVPIMTIGLVGAMKGIMALYAAVPLGATAVTVGVLLFFINVLRYVPRGM; this comes from the coding sequence ATGGCAGTCAGAATGATCAAAATTGCGGCATTTTATTTCGTTATAGGCGTTCTCATGGGGATGTATATGTCGATGGGCGACGATCATTCCATCGTAAGCGCACACGCACACCTGAATTTGCTCGGTTGGTTGTCGTTGGCGGTATGCGGCATCGTTTACCACCTATTCCCTGCCGCGGCCGGGAATAAGCTTGGAAGAGTTCATTATTGGCTTCATATCCTCGGCGTGCCGATCATGACCATCGGTTTGGTCGGTGCCATGAAAGGCATTATGGCTTTATATGCAGCCGTCCCTCTCGGGGCAACTGCCGTCACCGTCGGCGTGCTGCTGTTCTTTATCAATGTGCTTCGGTACGTTCCTCGGGGGATGTAG
- a CDS encoding ABC transporter permease, whose amino-acid sequence MDVAMLEWRKEERKRISQRWLTIASPIFILALWEMLSRTSLIDPRFFPPPTSIVRTFWELAVSGSLFTHIGVSLTRIALGFLAGTIPGVVLGLLMGMYRPFRSFCSPLLMALMPIPTLALMPLILIVFGIGETSKVMTIAGSVFFPVVINTAAGVANIDRSYIDVARNYGAGPSQFFLRIALPGALPLMLEGVQMGQAIALLTIVAAEMIGANQGIGYLIWSSYKVFNFHPMYVGLILISFFGYTFSILLRWLQSKLVPWQ is encoded by the coding sequence ATGGATGTCGCCATGCTGGAGTGGAGAAAGGAGGAGCGCAAGCGGATAAGTCAACGATGGCTTACGATCGCGTCGCCGATTTTTATTTTAGCGCTTTGGGAAATGCTTTCGCGCACTTCCTTGATCGATCCGCGCTTCTTCCCGCCGCCTACAAGCATCGTGCGGACGTTCTGGGAGCTTGCGGTCAGCGGCTCGCTCTTCACCCATATCGGCGTCAGTTTGACCCGGATCGCGCTCGGGTTTTTGGCGGGCACGATTCCCGGGGTCGTCCTGGGCCTGCTCATGGGCATGTATCGGCCTTTCCGGTCGTTCTGCTCTCCGCTGCTCATGGCGCTCATGCCGATCCCGACCTTGGCCTTGATGCCGCTCATCCTGATCGTCTTCGGCATCGGCGAGACGTCCAAGGTGATGACGATCGCCGGCAGCGTCTTCTTCCCGGTCGTGATCAATACGGCCGCCGGGGTCGCGAACATCGACCGGTCGTACATCGACGTCGCCCGAAATTACGGCGCGGGCCCGAGCCAATTTTTCCTTCGAATCGCACTGCCGGGGGCGCTTCCGCTCATGTTGGAAGGCGTGCAGATGGGGCAGGCGATCGCGCTGCTGACGATCGTCGCCGCCGAAATGATCGGCGCGAATCAAGGCATCGGCTACTTGATTTGGAGTTCCTACAAAGTGTTTAACTTTCATCCGATGTACGTCGGCCTCATCCTGATCTCTTTCTTCGGGTACACGTTCTCCATTTTACTGCGCTGGCTGCAATCGAAGCTGGTGCCGTGGCAGTAG